One Thiomicrorhabdus sp. genomic region harbors:
- a CDS encoding peptidoglycan-binding domain-containing protein encodes MKLLKLSALSLAILSLTACESFDAFDDLGDDKGEEVTPKYSNVSSAADIDLLIERAKAEERARVEAEYARQKEQQEVFARLKRQQGIDADKPPYAEPGKCYAKMEVPAYYQTVTKQVPLNLNLNTQAEPKYEQRKILIAPEQKLVDKVIPAEYKTTKEKVLVSPERKQINVIPAEYKEVEEFVIVRPAREIWVDGPGKNQQIDPATGQLRHKKIAAAEYKKVKRRVLLSPERKEVKVIPAVYKTVEKKVKVKDEQTIYKQIPAKYETVKVEKKQPVIADLTPKYKTVVTKEKISDEHLEWRELVCKEDLTPALVEKMQRALAEKGYLKPSPPNDLEVVDGIWGPNTLKSLEKYQQDQGLPSGKVTTESLKQLGVF; translated from the coding sequence ATGAAGCTTCTTAAGTTATCGGCTCTATCGCTGGCGATTTTGTCATTAACGGCCTGTGAATCATTCGATGCGTTTGATGATTTGGGGGATGATAAAGGAGAAGAGGTAACGCCTAAATACTCAAATGTATCTTCTGCGGCAGACATTGATTTATTGATTGAGCGTGCCAAGGCGGAAGAGCGTGCGCGAGTGGAAGCTGAATATGCTCGTCAGAAAGAGCAACAGGAAGTGTTTGCCCGATTGAAGCGCCAGCAGGGAATTGATGCGGACAAGCCACCGTATGCCGAACCGGGTAAATGCTATGCCAAGATGGAGGTTCCGGCGTATTACCAGACGGTAACGAAACAGGTTCCGTTAAATCTGAATTTGAATACGCAGGCTGAACCGAAATATGAACAGCGGAAAATTTTGATTGCCCCTGAGCAGAAACTGGTTGATAAGGTTATTCCTGCCGAGTACAAGACAACGAAAGAAAAGGTTCTGGTTAGTCCAGAGAGAAAGCAGATCAATGTTATTCCCGCAGAATACAAAGAGGTTGAAGAATTTGTGATTGTGCGTCCCGCTCGGGAAATCTGGGTTGACGGTCCGGGCAAGAATCAGCAGATTGATCCCGCTACCGGCCAGCTGAGACATAAAAAAATTGCTGCTGCGGAATACAAAAAGGTCAAGCGGCGGGTATTGCTCAGTCCGGAACGTAAAGAGGTAAAGGTGATCCCTGCGGTGTATAAAACCGTCGAGAAAAAAGTCAAAGTGAAAGACGAGCAGACGATCTATAAACAGATTCCTGCGAAGTACGAGACGGTGAAAGTTGAGAAAAAACAGCCGGTTATTGCGGATTTGACTCCGAAATATAAGACGGTGGTTACTAAAGAGAAAATTTCCGACGAACATCTGGAATGGCGCGAGCTGGTCTGCAAAGAGGATTTGACTCCGGCACTGGTTGAAAAAATGCAGAGAGCTTTGGCCGAAAAAGGTTATTTGAAGCCGAGTCCGCCAAACGATTTGGAAGTGGTTGATGGTATTTGGGGGCCGAACACTTTGAAATCGCTTGAAAAGTATCAGCAGGATCAAGGCTTGCCATCGGGTAAAGTCACGACCGAATCCTTAAAACAACTCGGTGTTTTTTAA
- a CDS encoding S49 family peptidase: MQTEQQTEKRAASDEASNPQNGFQRLAIAVESLVKQERWTRRFANFLKLAIALYILFLISLAVKNLDTQSTMQDQTQNEPHAAVVRLEGPIMPGTKISAEAINPLLKDAFSNPNSKAVIIKANSPGGSPVQSAIINDEITRLKKLYAKPVYVVVEDMCASGCYYIAVAADKIFANKGSIVGSIGVRMDAFGFTELMDKVGIENRSMHAGEHKTFIDPFSPKDESGRAFFKKNILEKTHQQFIAAVRAGRGDRIKENENTYTGLVWLGDEAVDNGLIDGLGDLGKVTRDIVGVEKLRYYEGDKSIIEQLMGDISSETASKLSLYLSGMH, from the coding sequence ATGCAAACAGAGCAGCAAACCGAAAAGCGCGCCGCTTCAGATGAAGCCTCAAACCCGCAAAACGGTTTTCAAAGATTGGCCATTGCCGTCGAATCACTGGTAAAGCAAGAGCGCTGGACTCGACGTTTCGCAAACTTTTTGAAACTGGCGATTGCACTTTACATTCTGTTCCTGATCTCTCTGGCAGTGAAGAATCTGGATACGCAGAGCACCATGCAGGATCAAACGCAAAACGAGCCGCATGCTGCCGTTGTTCGTCTTGAAGGGCCTATTATGCCCGGCACCAAAATCAGTGCCGAAGCCATTAACCCCCTTCTAAAAGACGCCTTCAGCAACCCGAATAGCAAGGCGGTCATTATCAAGGCGAATTCCCCTGGTGGCAGTCCGGTTCAATCGGCAATCATCAATGACGAAATTACCCGCCTGAAAAAACTGTATGCCAAACCGGTTTATGTAGTGGTTGAAGACATGTGCGCCTCTGGTTGCTATTACATCGCCGTAGCCGCCGATAAAATTTTTGCCAACAAAGGCTCGATTGTCGGCTCTATCGGCGTACGTATGGACGCCTTCGGTTTCACCGAACTGATGGATAAAGTCGGCATCGAAAACCGTTCCATGCACGCGGGTGAACACAAGACATTTATCGACCCTTTCAGCCCGAAAGACGAAAGTGGGCGCGCATTCTTTAAGAAAAATATCCTGGAAAAAACTCATCAGCAATTCATTGCTGCAGTTCGTGCCGGGCGCGGAGATCGCATTAAAGAAAACGAAAACACCTACACAGGTCTGGTCTGGCTGGGAGACGAAGCCGTCGACAACGGCCTGATTGACGGATTGGGCGATCTGGGTAAGGTCACACGCGACATTGTCGGCGTTGAGAAGCTCAGATACTATGAAGGAGACAAGAGCATTATTGAACAGTTAATGGGCGATATCAGCTCGGAAACCGCGAGCAAACTATCTCTTTATCTTAGCGGAATGCATTAA